In the Candidatus Palauibacter australiensis genome, ATCCCGCGCACCGTACGCTTCGCCACGGGTTGACTCCCCTCAGCTTCCGCCGCTCAGGTCGGCCAGCTTCGCGCGGGCCTCACGGGCGGGCTCGAATGATTCATCCGCGGGTTCCCATGCCGTCAGCGCGCTCAGCACGTGCTCGCGGGCGCTCTCCATGTCGCCGTTCGCTTCCAGCGCGCGGGCCATCTCCAGATGCGCATACGGATCCGAAGGTATGCGGCGAAGCGCCTCGCGCAGTTCCGACTCGGCCTCCGCGAGCCTCCCCGCAGCGCGGAGGGTGCGTCCCGCCTCCAGGTGGAGGTTGCGGCCGGGGTCCAGCGTCATGGCCTCGCGGAAGCGCTCGACCGCCGAGTCGTAGTCGCCTTCGAGTTCGTCGATCCGCCCTCGGTCGGCGATCAGGATGGGGCGCTGTACACCGAAGTCGTTCGCCTCCATGGCATCGATGGCGGCGTCGTACGCGAGGAGCGCCGCTTCGCCATCCCCGGCCCCGAGTGCGCTGCGAATCCGCCAGCGCGGGACCTGGAACTCCGCCAGCGCGGGCGGCAACTGCGCCTGCAGGGAGTCGAGAAGGAGGGTGGCGTGTCTGTCGCGGCCCGCCTCGAGGTACAGGTCGATGTCGGAGAACCGGTCCTGCGCGATCTCGACGGGCGCCAAGAACAGGGAGACCTCGTCCAGCCACAGGTTTGCCGTCCGGATGGCCTCGCCGGTCTGTCCGCGGAAGCGGTAGTACGCCTTCAGGCCATCGAGGGCGTCGGCCCGCTGTTCCGGCGTGTCGGCCAGGCCCAGCGCCTGTTCGTATCCCCTACGCGCCTCCTCGAAGCGGCCCACGTCGAGGTCGAGCGCCGCGAGGTCCAGGGCCAGGTCCGGCAGCGTTGGCGCGATGATCATCGCGCGTCCGAGGTGTCCGCGCGCCCGGTCGTGCTCACCGCGCCGCCGGTCGATCCGGGCCATTGCCACGTGGCCCGTGTAGTCGTCGGGGAACCGCTCCACGTATCGCCCCAGCGCGCTCAGAGCCAGTTCGGGCTGCCCGAGCCTCCGGTGGGCGTCGGCCATATCCATGAGGAGGGAGTGCTCGCCGGGACTCAGGCGGTACAGCGTGCCGAGCGTCGCCAGTACTCCCTCCCAGTCCCCTCGGAGGGTCTGCACGAGACTGTAGTAGTCGAGCGCCGCCGTGTCCTCGGGATAGAGTTCGACCCACATCTCGATCACGGCCCAGGCTCGGTCCGCCTGTTGCGTAATGAAGTAGTAGTCGGACTTCACCATGAAACCGGCACGTTCCGGCAGGCGGTAGGCGTTGTCGACGGCCATCGAGATCGGCGCGATGGCTTCTTCGGGCTCGTTCGCGGCGAGGA is a window encoding:
- a CDS encoding tetratricopeptide repeat protein gives rise to the protein MTGLARELMERRVPHMLALYAGGSWALIEFTGFLVDEFLLSPHWTRVVMTALLLLVPSVAMLAWFHGRWGRDDVPLTEKIGIPTNLAVAAVVLFLLFGGRDLGAATTAVSVETEDGETVERVIPKTEFRKRAALFPFDTGPGLGDDEAWLTYAAPTALELDLSADDFFEAVAPSRFAHRLFELGLPTLRGVPLALRRQIADDFHAPFIVGGTIDRAEAGYRVTLTVHDARRGSPVSETVHEGPDFLALIDEMSATLAEALRIPDRPDVENLPVRERLTEDDAAWEAFGRASEQLFLPTLDLDTAIEQFDVATTLDPTFALAQYELAMLLLAANEPEEAIAPISMAVDNAYRLPERAGFMVKSDYYFITQQADRAWAVIEMWVELYPEDTAALDYYSLVQTLRGDWEGVLATLGTLYRLSPGEHSLLMDMADAHRRLGQPELALSALGRYVERFPDDYTGHVAMARIDRRRGEHDRARGHLGRAMIIAPTLPDLALDLAALDLDVGRFEEARRGYEQALGLADTPEQRADALDGLKAYYRFRGQTGEAIRTANLWLDEVSLFLAPVEIAQDRFSDIDLYLEAGRDRHATLLLDSLQAQLPPALAEFQVPRWRIRSALGAGDGEAALLAYDAAIDAMEANDFGVQRPILIADRGRIDELEGDYDSAVERFREAMTLDPGRNLHLEAGRTLRAAGRLAEAESELREALRRIPSDPYAHLEMARALEANGDMESAREHVLSALTAWEPADESFEPAREARAKLADLSGGS